The following are from one region of the Mycolicibacterium helvum genome:
- a CDS encoding glutamate ABC transporter substrate-binding protein, with protein sequence MPVFPWPSRSRNSWRVLGAAVIAVALPFAATGCGGGSSSDTLVIGTKFDQPGLALKNPDGTMSGFDVDVAKYVAKELGYPEDKIEWKEAPSGQRENLIQNGQVKYIVATYSITDARKQKVSFAGPYLVTGQSLLVRADNTDITGADSLQNGKKLCSVSGSTPAQRIKDKYPGVQLQQYDTYSACVEALKNGAIDAVTTDEVILAGYAAQSPGKFKIVGQPFSEERYGIGLTKGDTAMCTKITDALKKMESDGAWKAAFDKNLGPAGIPAPAPPALDGC encoded by the coding sequence GTGCCTGTTTTTCCTTGGCCGTCCCGGTCTCGTAATTCTTGGCGGGTCCTCGGCGCCGCTGTCATCGCTGTCGCATTGCCGTTCGCCGCGACCGGGTGCGGTGGTGGCAGTAGCAGCGACACGCTGGTGATCGGCACGAAGTTCGATCAGCCCGGTCTGGCGTTGAAGAACCCCGACGGCACGATGAGCGGTTTCGACGTCGACGTGGCCAAGTATGTCGCCAAGGAGCTCGGCTACCCCGAGGACAAGATCGAGTGGAAGGAAGCACCCTCAGGGCAGCGCGAGAACCTGATCCAGAACGGACAGGTCAAGTACATCGTCGCGACCTACTCGATCACCGATGCCCGCAAGCAGAAGGTCAGCTTCGCCGGGCCGTACCTGGTGACCGGCCAGAGCCTGCTGGTGCGCGCCGACAACACCGACATCACCGGCGCCGATTCGCTGCAGAACGGCAAGAAGCTGTGCTCGGTGAGCGGGTCGACCCCGGCGCAGCGGATCAAAGACAAGTACCCCGGCGTTCAGTTACAGCAGTACGACACCTACTCGGCCTGCGTCGAGGCGCTGAAGAACGGCGCGATCGACGCGGTGACCACCGATGAGGTGATCCTGGCCGGGTACGCCGCCCAGTCCCCGGGAAAGTTCAAGATCGTGGGCCAGCCGTTCTCCGAGGAGCGCTACGGAATCGGGCTGACCAAGGGTGACACCGCGATGTGCACCAAGATCACCGATGCACTGAAGAAGATGGAGTCCGACGGCGCCTGGAAGGCCGCGTTCGACAAGAACCTCGGTCCCGCCGGCATCCCCGCACCGGCTCCGCCAGCCCTCGACGGCTGCTGA
- a CDS encoding DUF349 domain-containing protein → MTIDEPNAGGSPRPGPRPGPPRPVPKPHPPTAPLAVPPSSDPHRFGRIDDDGTVWLITSSGERSIGSWQAGDTEAAFAHFGRRFEDLATEVTLMETRLASGTGDARKIKAAAAALAETLPTASALGDLDALAERLGAIRDHAEETAAADRARREEHRAEQTARKEALAAEAEELANSSTQWKAAGDRLRVILDEWRTVTGLDRKTDDALWKRYSAARETFNRRRGSHFADLDRERAGARQAKEALCMRAEELSGSTDWSATATAFRDLLTEWKAAGRAAKDVDDSLWHRFKSAQDTFFAARNAVNAERDSEFAANATAKEALLAEAEKLDTSNVDAARSALRTITDKWDAIGKVPRERSADLERRLRAVEKKVRDAADSGRIDPQARARAEQFQARVEQYERQAEKAEAAGRTKDAAAARANAEQWRQWADAAVESLGKR, encoded by the coding sequence ATGACCATCGACGAACCCAATGCCGGCGGATCCCCGAGGCCGGGACCCCGACCGGGACCGCCCCGGCCGGTACCCAAACCCCACCCCCCCACTGCCCCGCTGGCGGTGCCGCCGTCCAGCGACCCCCACCGGTTCGGCCGCATCGACGACGACGGAACGGTGTGGCTGATCACGTCGTCCGGCGAACGCTCCATCGGTTCGTGGCAGGCCGGCGACACCGAGGCCGCCTTCGCCCACTTCGGCAGGCGCTTCGAGGATCTGGCGACCGAGGTCACGCTGATGGAGACCCGCCTGGCCTCGGGCACCGGCGACGCCCGCAAGATCAAGGCGGCCGCGGCCGCGCTGGCCGAAACCCTGCCGACCGCAAGCGCTCTCGGTGACCTCGATGCGCTGGCCGAGCGGCTCGGTGCGATTCGCGACCACGCCGAGGAAACCGCGGCCGCCGACCGGGCGCGCCGCGAGGAACACCGCGCTGAGCAGACCGCCCGCAAAGAGGCGCTGGCCGCCGAGGCCGAGGAGCTGGCCAACAGCTCGACGCAGTGGAAGGCCGCCGGCGATCGGCTTCGGGTAATCCTCGACGAGTGGCGCACTGTCACCGGCCTGGACCGCAAGACCGACGATGCATTGTGGAAGCGCTATTCGGCGGCTCGCGAGACGTTCAACCGCCGGCGCGGCTCACACTTCGCCGATCTGGACCGCGAACGCGCCGGCGCCAGGCAGGCCAAGGAAGCACTTTGCATGCGTGCTGAGGAGCTCTCCGGGTCCACGGACTGGTCGGCGACGGCGACGGCGTTTCGGGATCTGTTGACCGAGTGGAAGGCAGCCGGCCGGGCGGCCAAGGACGTCGACGACTCGCTATGGCATCGGTTCAAGTCCGCGCAGGACACGTTCTTCGCCGCACGCAACGCGGTGAACGCCGAGCGAGACAGCGAGTTTGCGGCCAATGCCACCGCCAAGGAGGCCTTGCTGGCTGAGGCCGAGAAACTCGACACGTCCAACGTGGATGCGGCTCGCTCAGCGTTGCGGACGATCACCGACAAGTGGGATGCGATCGGCAAGGTGCCGCGGGAGCGGTCCGCCGACCTCGAGCGGCGGTTGCGTGCGGTGGAGAAGAAGGTGCGTGACGCAGCCGACTCCGGCCGGATCGATCCGCAGGCCCGGGCCCGCGCTGAGCAGTTTCAGGCGCGCGTCGAACAGTACGAACGCCAAGCGGAGAAGGCCGAAGCAGCGGGCCGCACCAAGGACGCCGCAGCGGCCAGGGCCAACGCCGAGCAGTGGCGGCAATGGGCGGATGCGGCGGTCGAGTCGCTGGGTAAGCGCTAG
- the miaA gene encoding tRNA (adenosine(37)-N6)-dimethylallyltransferase MiaA yields the protein MRPIAVIGPTGTGKSALALDVAERLGGEIVNADAMQQYRGMDIGTAKLTAAERRGIPHHQLDVLDVAATATVARYQEAAAADVEAIAARGAPPVIVGGSMLYVQSLLDEWAFPATDPDVRARWEEQLAEIGVAALHAELGRRDPAAAAAILATDGRRIVRALEVVELTGQPFAASAPRIGAPRWDTLIIGLDWPTSILDERLAQRTDAMFDTGLVDEVRGLLDCGLRQGVTAARALGYAQVIAALDADGTDEQLGQARDLTFIGTRRYVRRQRSWFRRDHRIHWLDGAAGGLADEVITRWRHVS from the coding sequence GTGAGACCGATAGCGGTCATTGGTCCGACCGGCACCGGCAAGTCGGCGCTCGCCCTGGATGTGGCCGAGCGACTCGGCGGCGAGATCGTGAATGCCGACGCCATGCAGCAATACCGCGGTATGGACATCGGCACCGCCAAGCTCACGGCCGCCGAGCGTCGCGGCATCCCACACCACCAGCTCGATGTGCTCGACGTCGCCGCGACCGCGACCGTCGCGCGCTACCAGGAGGCCGCCGCTGCCGACGTCGAGGCCATCGCGGCCCGCGGTGCGCCGCCGGTGATCGTGGGCGGCTCGATGCTCTACGTCCAGTCCCTGCTCGACGAATGGGCCTTCCCGGCCACCGACCCCGACGTGCGGGCCCGGTGGGAAGAACAGCTCGCCGAGATCGGGGTGGCCGCGTTGCACGCCGAGCTGGGTCGCCGTGACCCGGCCGCAGCGGCGGCGATCCTGGCCACCGACGGCCGCCGGATCGTGCGCGCGCTGGAGGTGGTCGAGCTGACCGGCCAGCCGTTCGCCGCCTCGGCGCCCCGTATCGGGGCACCCCGCTGGGACACGCTGATCATCGGATTAGATTGGCCGACAAGTATTCTCGATGAGCGACTGGCGCAGCGCACCGACGCGATGTTCGATACCGGGCTGGTCGACGAGGTGCGCGGGCTGCTGGACTGCGGGCTTCGCCAGGGCGTGACTGCCGCCCGCGCTCTTGGCTATGCCCAGGTGATTGCCGCGCTGGATGCCGATGGCACCGACGAGCAGCTGGGGCAGGCTCGCGACCTCACCTTCATCGGGACCCGGCGCTACGTGCGCCGGCAGCGGTCGTGGTTTCGCCGTGACCACCGCATCCACTGGCTCGACGGTGCGGCCGGCGGCCTGGCCGACGAGGTGATCACCCGGTGGCGGCACGTATCCTGA
- a CDS encoding Rv2732c family membrane protein: protein MRSPADDRSQDDGSEAYRSEIEAAERKVAGEIQPGARAMVVAILVFILLVSLILPHTGGARGVDVLMGDSKAISVGIALPSRLFSWFALVFGVGFSMLALTTRRWVLAWIALAGSSLASALGLLAVWSRQTAAHGNPGPGIGLLLGWFAVMLLTFHWARVVWTRTAVQLAAEEQRRIASAKSQSRTLLEDVDRREENS from the coding sequence ATGAGAAGCCCAGCAGACGATCGCTCACAAGACGACGGAAGTGAGGCCTACCGGTCCGAGATCGAGGCGGCCGAACGCAAGGTCGCCGGCGAGATTCAGCCGGGCGCCCGTGCCATGGTGGTGGCCATCCTGGTGTTCATCCTGCTGGTGTCGCTGATCCTGCCGCACACCGGTGGCGCACGCGGCGTCGATGTGCTGATGGGGGATAGCAAGGCAATCAGCGTAGGGATCGCCCTGCCCTCCAGGCTCTTCAGCTGGTTCGCGCTGGTGTTCGGCGTCGGGTTCTCGATGCTGGCGCTGACGACCCGGCGCTGGGTGCTGGCCTGGATCGCCCTGGCCGGTTCCTCGCTGGCCAGTGCGCTCGGGCTGCTGGCCGTCTGGTCGCGCCAGACCGCCGCACACGGAAATCCCGGCCCGGGCATCGGGCTGCTGCTGGGCTGGTTTGCGGTGATGCTGCTGACGTTTCACTGGGCGCGCGTCGTATGGACCCGTACCGCTGTGCAGCTGGCCGCAGAGGAGCAGCGCCGGATCGCGTCCGCCAAGAGCCAGTCTCGAACCCTGCTCGAGGATGTGGACCGCCGCGAGGAGAATTCTTGA
- the miaB gene encoding tRNA (N6-isopentenyl adenosine(37)-C2)-methylthiotransferase MiaB: MTSVLTNDHPAGELPSSGAGRTYQVRTYGCQMNVHDSERLAGLLEAAGYHRAPEGTDADVVVFNTCAVRENADNKLYGNISHLAPRKQADPNMQIAVGGCLAQKDRDGLLKKAPWVDVVFGTHNIGSLPTLLERARHNQQAQVEIEESLREFPSTLPAARESAYAAWVSISVGCNNTCTFCIVPALRGKEVDRRPGDILAEVQSLVDQGVLEITLLGQNVNAYGVSFADSDTPRDRGAFAALLRDCGRIEGLERVRFTSPHPAEFTDDVIEAMAQTPNVCPALHMPLQSGSDRMLRAMRRSYRAEKYLGIIDRVRAAMPHAAITTDIIVGFPGETEDDFAATLDVVRQARFSTAFTFQYSKRPGTPAAELDGQLPKAVVQERYQRLIELQEQISFEENTAQIGTHVELLVATGEGRKDASTARMSGRARDGRLVHFTPGEAELRPGDIVTTTVTGAAPHHLIADAPLLSHRRTRAGDAHAAGTRPRTVGLGLPPVGRPRIEETTGCSR, translated from the coding sequence GTGACATCGGTGCTGACCAACGACCACCCGGCGGGCGAACTGCCCAGTTCGGGGGCTGGGCGCACCTACCAGGTGCGCACCTACGGCTGCCAGATGAACGTCCATGACTCCGAGCGGCTGGCCGGACTACTCGAGGCCGCCGGATATCACCGGGCGCCCGAGGGCACCGACGCCGACGTGGTGGTGTTCAACACGTGCGCGGTGCGCGAAAACGCTGACAACAAGCTGTACGGCAACATCAGCCACCTGGCGCCGCGCAAGCAGGCCGACCCCAACATGCAGATTGCCGTCGGCGGCTGCCTGGCCCAGAAGGACCGTGACGGCCTGCTGAAGAAGGCGCCGTGGGTCGACGTCGTCTTCGGTACCCACAACATCGGCTCACTGCCGACACTGCTCGAGCGGGCGCGCCACAACCAGCAGGCTCAGGTCGAGATCGAAGAGTCGCTGCGGGAATTCCCTTCCACGCTGCCCGCCGCCCGCGAATCTGCCTACGCGGCATGGGTTTCCATCTCAGTGGGCTGCAATAACACCTGCACGTTCTGCATCGTGCCGGCGCTGCGCGGCAAAGAGGTGGACCGCCGTCCCGGGGACATCCTCGCCGAGGTGCAATCGCTGGTGGACCAGGGCGTGCTGGAAATCACCCTGCTGGGCCAGAACGTCAACGCCTACGGTGTCTCGTTTGCCGACTCGGACACCCCGCGTGACCGCGGCGCGTTTGCCGCATTGCTGCGCGACTGCGGCCGCATCGAGGGACTGGAGCGGGTCCGGTTCACCTCACCGCATCCGGCCGAATTCACCGATGACGTCATCGAGGCCATGGCCCAGACCCCGAATGTCTGCCCGGCCCTGCACATGCCGCTGCAATCCGGATCCGACCGCATGCTGCGGGCGATGCGGCGCTCCTATCGTGCCGAGAAATACCTCGGCATCATCGACCGGGTCCGCGCGGCCATGCCGCACGCGGCGATCACCACCGACATCATCGTCGGCTTCCCCGGCGAGACCGAGGACGACTTCGCCGCCACCCTCGACGTGGTGCGCCAAGCCCGCTTCTCGACCGCCTTCACCTTCCAATACTCGAAGCGGCCCGGCACCCCGGCCGCCGAACTCGACGGCCAGCTGCCCAAAGCTGTTGTGCAAGAACGCTATCAACGCCTGATCGAACTGCAGGAGCAGATCTCCTTCGAGGAGAATACCGCCCAGATCGGCACCCACGTCGAGCTGTTGGTGGCCACCGGCGAGGGTCGCAAGGACGCCAGCACCGCCCGGATGAGCGGACGCGCCCGCGACGGCCGCCTGGTGCACTTCACGCCGGGCGAAGCCGAGTTGCGGCCCGGTGACATCGTCACCACGACGGTGACCGGCGCGGCACCGCACCACCTGATCGCCGATGCGCCGCTGCTCAGCCACCGGCGCACCCGGGCTGGTGACGCCCACGCCGCGGGCACCCGGCCCCGCACGGTCGGGTTGGGGTTGCCCCCGGTGGGCCGGCCGCGCATCGAAGAGACGACGGGATGTTCGCGATGA
- a CDS encoding class III extradiol ring-cleavage dioxygenase family protein gives MLSAIALTPSAPVLVPELAGAAAAEVAEFRAAALAAVAELPDRWIAIGVGPDDQVIGPDTRGTFAGYGVDVPVALSPDAGPAVSALPLCALFTGWLRGRANPSAHAQVRVYRADHDADTAVALGRALRAEIDAAGDPIGVLVVADGANTLTPPAPGGYDPDAVPVQAALDDALASGDAAALTRLPGGIVGRVGYQVLAGLTEPAPRAARELVRGAPYGVGYFVGLWVPEGRSAATRELTE, from the coding sequence GTGCTGTCCGCCATCGCTCTGACTCCCTCAGCACCTGTCCTGGTGCCGGAGCTGGCCGGTGCGGCGGCAGCCGAGGTCGCCGAATTCCGCGCCGCGGCACTGGCTGCGGTCGCCGAGCTCCCGGATCGCTGGATCGCCATCGGCGTTGGCCCGGATGACCAGGTCATCGGCCCCGACACCCGCGGAACATTCGCCGGCTACGGGGTGGACGTTCCCGTCGCGTTGTCCCCGGACGCGGGTCCGGCAGTCAGTGCGTTGCCACTGTGCGCACTGTTCACCGGGTGGTTGCGAGGGCGGGCCAACCCGTCGGCCCACGCGCAAGTCCGGGTGTACCGCGCCGACCATGACGCTGACACGGCGGTGGCGTTGGGCCGGGCGCTGCGCGCCGAAATCGACGCCGCCGGCGACCCGATCGGTGTCCTGGTGGTGGCTGACGGCGCCAACACGCTCACCCCACCCGCCCCCGGTGGATACGACCCGGACGCGGTGCCGGTCCAGGCCGCGCTCGACGATGCACTGGCCAGCGGCGATGCCGCCGCCCTGACCCGGCTGCCCGGCGGCATCGTCGGCCGGGTCGGCTACCAGGTGCTGGCCGGGCTCACCGAACCCGCGCCGCGGGCGGCCAGGGAGCTGGTGCGGGGCGCGCCGTACGGGGTGGGGTACTTCGTCGGGCTTTGGGTTCCGGAGGGCAGGAGCGCAGCGACCCGGGAATTGACCGAGTGA
- a CDS encoding DMT family transporter gives MARADIAVLLALCAAFFIAIGDVIQQRSTHEVTDEQLSPIELFTRLLRDKTWWVGSVAGGAGFGFQAAALGFGSVLLVQALLVTSLLFALPLSAYFAHRRVSRSQWLWAVLLAASVAVIVTVGNPTEGHSRAGLELWIWVAAIMGPALVGCVVGAKILGGRQAGSDPKNGRAKPAAAVLLALVSGSLWGLFAVLTKGVVGRLDHGLEAVLVSPELYAWALVAVGATMWQQSSFRAGSMAASLPTMTVTEPVVGSILGIFVLGETLRPGDAGWFLLIVAFAAMVLATAALARGEVADKDAPATESVPG, from the coding sequence ATGGCAAGGGCGGATATCGCAGTCCTGCTTGCGTTGTGCGCCGCGTTCTTCATCGCGATCGGTGACGTGATTCAGCAGCGATCGACGCACGAAGTCACCGACGAACAGCTGAGCCCGATCGAGTTGTTCACCCGGTTACTGCGTGACAAGACGTGGTGGGTGGGCAGCGTGGCCGGTGGCGCGGGGTTCGGATTCCAGGCCGCCGCGCTCGGATTCGGTTCCGTGCTCTTGGTCCAGGCCCTGCTGGTCACCTCGCTGCTGTTCGCCCTGCCGCTGAGCGCCTACTTCGCACACCGGCGGGTCAGCCGCTCGCAGTGGCTGTGGGCAGTGCTGCTGGCGGCGTCGGTGGCGGTGATCGTGACTGTCGGCAATCCCACCGAGGGGCATTCCCGCGCTGGCCTCGAACTGTGGATCTGGGTGGCCGCGATCATGGGTCCGGCACTGGTCGGGTGTGTGGTCGGGGCGAAGATTCTGGGTGGCAGGCAGGCGGGAAGCGACCCGAAAAATGGCCGGGCAAAGCCGGCGGCCGCGGTGCTGCTGGCGCTGGTCTCCGGATCGCTGTGGGGGTTGTTCGCGGTGCTTACCAAGGGCGTCGTCGGCCGTCTCGACCACGGCCTGGAGGCGGTGCTGGTCAGCCCGGAGCTGTACGCGTGGGCGCTGGTGGCGGTGGGCGCCACCATGTGGCAGCAATCCTCGTTCCGGGCCGGGTCGATGGCGGCGTCGTTGCCGACGATGACGGTCACCGAACCGGTGGTCGGCTCGATCCTGGGCATCTTCGTGCTCGGCGAGACACTGAGGCCCGGCGACGCCGGCTGGTTCCTGCTGATCGTTGCGTTCGCGGCGATGGTTCTCGCGACGGCCGCGCTGGCGCGCGGGGAGGTCGCCGACAAGGATGCGCCCGCCACCGAGAGTGTGCCCGGCTGA
- a CDS encoding amino acid ABC transporter permease yields MSTASVLFDAPGPRARVRNRIITGVTIVVAALVVWAVLAKLTSKGQLTEAKWQPFLTANLWKTYVLPGIEGTLTAAALSIVLAGVLGFLLGVGRLSQVKFIRWPSAVFVEFFRAVPVLIMMIFAYFLFALYGTFPSKYLALAGVVTGLTLYNGAVIAEIVRAGVNSLPRGQGEAAAALGLRWGQTMRSILLPQAITSMLPVLVSQLVVVLKDTAIGYQITFVEMVRQGTVVGSSYGNYVPALIVIAVLMISVNFTLSVAATKLEKRLRRSKRAPAPMHAQATLEPGD; encoded by the coding sequence ATGAGTACTGCGTCGGTCCTATTCGATGCGCCCGGGCCCCGGGCCCGGGTCCGCAACCGCATCATCACCGGTGTCACGATTGTCGTTGCCGCACTGGTCGTCTGGGCGGTGCTCGCCAAGCTGACCAGCAAGGGTCAATTGACCGAAGCCAAGTGGCAGCCGTTCTTGACCGCCAACCTGTGGAAGACCTACGTGTTGCCGGGTATCGAGGGAACGCTGACCGCCGCGGCCCTCTCGATCGTGCTGGCCGGGGTCCTGGGGTTCCTGCTGGGGGTGGGACGGCTCTCGCAGGTCAAATTCATCCGCTGGCCGTCTGCGGTGTTCGTCGAGTTCTTCCGCGCCGTGCCCGTGCTGATCATGATGATCTTTGCGTACTTCCTGTTCGCGCTCTACGGCACCTTCCCGTCCAAATACCTGGCGCTGGCCGGTGTGGTGACGGGCCTGACGCTGTACAACGGGGCGGTGATCGCCGAGATCGTCCGCGCCGGCGTGAATTCACTGCCCCGGGGCCAAGGCGAGGCGGCGGCCGCCCTGGGGCTGCGCTGGGGCCAGACGATGCGGTCAATCCTGTTGCCGCAGGCCATTACCTCGATGCTGCCGGTGCTGGTGTCGCAACTGGTGGTCGTGCTGAAGGACACCGCGATCGGCTATCAGATCACGTTCGTCGAGATGGTTCGCCAGGGCACGGTCGTCGGATCGTCCTACGGCAATTACGTTCCCGCGCTGATCGTCATCGCCGTGTTGATGATCAGCGTGAACTTCACGCTGTCGGTGGCGGCCACAAAGCTGGAGAAGCGGTTGCGCCGCTCCAAGCGCGCGCCCGCCCCCATGCACGCGCAGGCGACATTGGAGCCGGGCGACTAG
- a CDS encoding amino acid ABC transporter ATP-binding protein produces MISVKGVNKHFGELHVLKDINLEVDRGQVVVVLGPSGSGKSTLCRTINRLETVDSGTITIDGEQLPSEGRKLAQLRADVGMVFQSFNLFAHKTILENVALGPVKVRKVAKDKARENALALLERVGVANQADKYPAQLSGGQQQRVAIARSLAMNPKVMLFDEPTSALDPEMINEVLAVMTSLATDGMTMVVVTHEMGFARKAANRVVFMADGAIIEDAPPAEFFDNPRSERAKDFLGKILNH; encoded by the coding sequence ATGATCTCGGTCAAGGGCGTCAATAAGCACTTCGGCGAGCTACACGTGCTCAAGGACATCAACCTCGAGGTAGACCGCGGCCAGGTCGTCGTGGTGTTGGGCCCGTCGGGTTCGGGTAAATCGACGTTGTGCCGCACCATCAATCGCCTGGAGACGGTCGACTCCGGCACTATCACCATCGACGGTGAGCAATTGCCTTCCGAGGGGCGCAAACTCGCGCAGCTGCGCGCCGACGTGGGCATGGTCTTCCAGTCGTTCAACCTTTTTGCGCACAAAACGATCCTGGAGAACGTTGCGCTGGGACCGGTGAAGGTGCGCAAGGTCGCCAAGGACAAGGCCCGCGAGAACGCGTTGGCATTGCTGGAGCGGGTCGGAGTGGCCAACCAGGCCGACAAGTACCCGGCCCAGCTGTCCGGCGGTCAGCAGCAGCGGGTCGCCATCGCACGATCGCTGGCGATGAATCCGAAGGTGATGTTGTTCGACGAGCCGACCAGCGCGCTGGACCCGGAGATGATCAACGAGGTGCTGGCGGTCATGACCTCGCTGGCGACCGATGGCATGACGATGGTGGTGGTCACCCACGAGATGGGCTTTGCTCGTAAGGCCGCCAATCGGGTGGTGTTCATGGCCGACGGCGCAATCATCGAAGACGCCCCGCCCGCTGAGTTCTTCGACAATCCGCGCTCGGAGCGCGCCAAAGATTTTCTCGGCAAGATCCTCAATCACTAG
- a CDS encoding TIGR03560 family F420-dependent LLM class oxidoreductase, with protein MRISAKLAPTFDYPELEQFWRSADDLGFEAIWNYDHFYGLVENTKPTHEGWTTLAAMAVVIRQARIGCMVTGVTYRNPAILAKMAVTVDHISGGRLDFGIGAGWHEAEHRGYGLEFPSAGTRVAMLDEALTVIRRLWSEESVTFEGRFYTLREALCEPKPVQRPHPPIVVGGSQPKMLRVIARHADEWNMPSHEGPQQWGEANARLNEACAEVGRDPAAVRRSVQLFLHPREPEQVATQLDLLPRFADLGCEHAVLSFYQPPSVELLERCAALGDS; from the coding sequence ATGCGGATTTCGGCCAAGCTCGCGCCCACGTTCGACTATCCCGAGCTCGAGCAGTTCTGGCGCAGCGCCGACGATCTCGGCTTCGAAGCGATCTGGAACTACGACCACTTCTACGGTCTGGTCGAGAACACCAAACCGACTCACGAGGGGTGGACGACGCTGGCTGCGATGGCTGTAGTGATCCGGCAGGCCCGGATCGGCTGCATGGTCACCGGGGTGACCTATCGCAATCCGGCGATCCTGGCGAAGATGGCGGTGACGGTCGACCACATCAGTGGCGGGCGGCTCGACTTCGGTATCGGTGCCGGCTGGCACGAGGCTGAGCACCGCGGCTACGGTCTCGAATTCCCCAGCGCCGGAACACGAGTCGCAATGCTCGACGAAGCGCTCACCGTCATCCGCCGGCTGTGGAGCGAAGAGTCGGTGACCTTTGAGGGCCGGTTTTATACGTTGCGCGAAGCGCTTTGTGAACCCAAGCCGGTGCAGCGTCCGCACCCGCCGATCGTCGTCGGCGGATCGCAACCCAAGATGCTGCGTGTCATCGCGCGGCACGCCGACGAGTGGAACATGCCCAGTCACGAAGGCCCGCAGCAGTGGGGAGAGGCCAACGCTCGGCTCAACGAGGCCTGCGCGGAGGTCGGCCGCGACCCGGCTGCAGTCCGCCGCTCGGTCCAGCTTTTCCTGCATCCGCGCGAGCCGGAGCAGGTCGCTACCCAGCTCGATCTGTTGCCCCGCTTCGCGGATCTGGGTTGCGAGCACGCGGTGCTGTCGTTCTACCAGCCGCCCTCGGTCGAGCTGCTGGAGCGGTGCGCGGCGTTGGGGGACAGCTAG
- a CDS encoding amino acid ABC transporter permease, giving the protein MEVFSEFRGQIFEAFWTTIQLTVFSAVGALILGTALAAMRLAPVPMLNWLGTAYVNVVRNTPLTLIILFCSFGLAQTLGVTLVDPKSATSIEDSNFRLAVLGLTVYTASFVCETVRSGVNTVPLGQAEAARSLGFTFSQNLRMILLPQAFRSVIIPLGSVLIALTKNTTIASAIGVAEAALLMKEMTENTAALVTVGTIFALGFVILTLPLGLFFGWLGNRLAVAR; this is encoded by the coding sequence GTGGAGGTCTTCAGCGAGTTTCGCGGCCAGATCTTCGAGGCGTTCTGGACGACGATTCAGCTCACGGTGTTCTCCGCGGTCGGAGCGCTGATCCTCGGCACGGCGTTGGCCGCGATGCGGCTGGCGCCGGTGCCGATGCTCAACTGGCTGGGTACCGCGTATGTCAACGTGGTGCGCAATACCCCACTGACGCTGATCATCCTGTTCTGCTCGTTCGGGTTGGCGCAAACGCTGGGCGTCACGCTGGTGGATCCGAAATCAGCAACGTCCATCGAAGACAGCAACTTTCGGCTCGCGGTACTCGGGTTGACGGTCTACACCGCGTCCTTCGTCTGCGAGACAGTGCGCTCCGGGGTGAACACCGTGCCGCTGGGCCAGGCCGAGGCGGCCCGCTCGCTGGGCTTCACCTTCAGCCAGAACCTGCGAATGATCCTGTTGCCACAAGCTTTTCGGTCGGTGATCATCCCGCTTGGCTCGGTGCTGATCGCGTTGACCAAGAACACGACGATCGCTTCGGCGATCGGGGTAGCCGAGGCGGCATTGCTGATGAAGGAGATGACGGAGAACACCGCGGCGCTGGTGACGGTGGGCACCATCTTCGCGCTGGGCTTCGTGATACTGACTCTGCCACTGGGCCTGTTCTTCGGCTGGCTCGGTAACCGGCTGGCGGTGGCGAGATGA